From a region of the Chrysemys picta bellii isolate R12L10 chromosome 7, ASM1138683v2, whole genome shotgun sequence genome:
- the LOC135972556 gene encoding uncharacterized protein LOC135972556, translating into MESSQDRKRAPAWTEREVRDLLAIWGDEAVIAELRSSKRNGKVLEKISKAMKDRGHNRDTQQCRVKIKELRQAYHKAREANGRSGAEPQTCRYYAELHAILGGAATTTPTVCYDSLTGETHREDGSGNEEDDDDGGTVGSSQQQGSGETGFPNSQDMFVTLDLEPVTPELTQDPQGTQETSAANVSPSQRLVNIRKRKRRTRDEMFTELQMSAQADRAQQNAWRQSMTEMRKAQYEREERWRAESREEQSKWRAEDDRWRQLADRRQEAMLRLLEHQTDMLERMVELQERQQEQRPPLQPLCNQQPSSPSSIASSPRRPRTRWGGLRPPSHSTPDDRPSIRRLAFNKS; encoded by the exons atggagtcctcccaggatcgcaaaagagctccagcatggaccgaacgggaggtacgagatctgctcgccatatggggagatgaagcagtgatagctgaactccgtagcagtaaaagaaatggaaaagtattagaaaagatctccaaggccatgaaggaccgaggccataacagggacacacagcagtgccgcgtgaaaattaaggagctacggcaagcttaccacaaagccagagaagcaaacggaaggtccggggcagagccgcaaacttgccgctactacgcggagctgcatgcgatcctagggggtgcagccaccactaccccaaccgtgtgctatgactctctcactggagaaacacacagggaagacggttcggggaacgaggaggatgatgacgatggaggtactgtaggtagctcacagcagcaaggaagcggagaaaccggtttccccaacagccaggatatgtttgtgaccctggacctggaaccagtaacccccgaactcacccaagaccctcagggcacacaggagacctctg ctgcaaatgtttctccttcgcagaggctcgtgaacattagaaagagaaaacgtaggacgagggacgagatgttcacggagctgcagatgtccgcccaggctgatagagcacagcagaatgcgtggaggcagtcaatgacggagatgagaaaagcccaatatgaacgagaggagaggtggcgggctgaatcgcgggaagaacagagcaagtggcgggctgaagacgataggtggcgtcagcttgcagacagacggcaagaggcaatgctccgtctgctggagcatcaaactgatatgctcgagcgtatggttgagttgcaggaaaggcagcaggagcagagaccgccgctacagcccctgtgtaaccaacagccctcctccccaagttccatagcctcctcacccagacgcccaagaacacggtgggggggcctccgtccacccagtcactccaccccagatgatcgcccaagcatcagaaggctggccttcaataagagttaa